Proteins encoded by one window of Amaranthus tricolor cultivar Red isolate AtriRed21 chromosome 4, ASM2621246v1, whole genome shotgun sequence:
- the LOC130810878 gene encoding uncharacterized protein LOC130810878, protein MLIPDAVPHGANFSNKGISGVGNCIRCGFKEDDLHVLKNCSWAQKGARNDLCFEKIMVAPKVCLFRAHDVLMEYARANYCEVRKSKRDRVKWVPHDNEVIKINVGAAVNLEKNRVGLGLVARIADSSVLMAASKSSWAYSGMEHAEIDAFLWAVQFAKVHGWKQSLFEGDAKVIVEALQGSYVAMFIIKCWEKISRLFLELSRNLHSGFALGKLMVAYRLARWGSTSL, encoded by the exons ATGCTGATCCCTGATGCAGTCCCACATGGAGCTAATTTCAGTAATAAAGGTATCTCGGGAGTGGGGAATTGTATTCGTTGTGGCTTTAAAGAGGACGATTTGCATGTTCTTAAGAATTGCTCTTGGGCTCAGAAG ggGGCTCGTAATGATCTTTGCTTTGAGAAAATCATGGTCGCTCCCAAGGTGTGCTTATTTAGAGCTCATGATGTCCTGATGGAGTATGCGCGTGCCAACTACTGTGAGGTTCGAAAAAGTAAACGTGATCGTGTGAAATGGGTGCCTCATGACAACGAGGTCATTAAGATTAATGTTGGTGCTGCTGTGAATCTCGAAAAGAATCGTGTTGGGCTGGGGTTGGTTGCTAGGATTGCGGATAGTAGTGTTCTCATGGCAGCCTCTAAATCCTCTTGGGCGTATAGTGGGATGGAGCATGCTGAGATCGATGCTTTTTTGTGGGCGGTTCAATTTGCTAAGGTCCACGGGTGGAAGCAAAGTTTGTTTGAAGGGGATGCCAAGGTGATTGTTGAGGCTTTGCAAGGAAGTTATGTCGCGATGTTCATAATCAAGTGCTGGGAGAAAATATCTAGACTCTTTCTCGAGCTTTCTCGCAATCTTCATTCGGGTTTTGCTTTAGGGAAGCTAATGGTTGCTTATCGATTAGCTCGTTGGGGTTCAACTAGTTTGTAA